From the genome of Pseudomonadota bacterium:
ATACCGCACTGATGAAAACATGGGAAACCAAAAGTATCTTTGACTAACTTTTCTTTGATGGTTTCAACCGGAATATTCTCAAGAGAAAAACAATTATGTGGGCATACAATAGAGATGTCTTGGCCTTTCGTATGTTCGGGCAAGGCCAGACAAAGACACAACATCCCACCCAAACTGATATTCTTTATAATACCCAGTTGGTGCACATCCTTGACCATTGGGCCATTTTGCACCAGGTATCGGCTATGTTTTCTTTTCTCAACCATAGGTTTTTATTCGCTATATAGTATAATCAGCCAAACCTGTCAGAAAACTATAGTCCATGGTATGGGTATTTACCCTGCCCAAGTCAAGGAAAAAAAATATTTTGTTAATAT
Proteins encoded in this window:
- a CDS encoding PilZ domain-containing protein, coding for MVEKRKHSRYLVQNGPMVKDVHQLGIIKNISLGGMLCLCLALPEHTKGQDISIVCPHNCFSLENIPVETIKEKLVKDTFGFPCFHQCGIKFGALTQLQKTMLQFFLAHYTEQGLSRTS